CAACAGCCCGTGCCTCGGGCTTGTTCCGGCTGCACGTCGGGGGATGGCAGCCCGGGCAATCGGGAGTGAACATTATGTGCTTAATGTGGGCGATACGGTTTGGGGGCGAGACGATGGAAGTACACCCCGAGCGGAAGGTCAATGCGTGACCGCATCAGCGCAGACAACCGAACGACACCGGAAGCCGCATTGGTCGCTGGCCCGGACCTGGCTGCTGCAGCCCGGGCTGCCCGACGGCGGCGCGGCCTTCGACGCTGCGGTCGCCGGGCTGTCGGATGTCGTGGTGCTCGACATCGAAGACGGACTACCGGATCAGCAGAAGGCGGCCGGGCGTGCCGCGGTCGCCGATTGGCTGAACGATGGGAAAGCATGGGTCCGGATCAACAGCGTGTCGACATCCGCATGGGCGACCGATCTGGACGCGGTGGCCCACGCTCCGGGGCTTCGCGGTGTGATGCTGGCCAAAGTGGAGTCCGGAGACGATATCGCCGCCACCGCTGCGCGGCTTCCCGCCGGTACCCCGGTGGTGGCTCTGGTCGAATCGGCGCTCGGCATCGAGGCGGCATCCGAGATCGCACGGACACCGGGTTGCTATCGAATGGCGTTCGGGCTCGGCGACTTCCGCCGAGACACCGGTATGAGTGCTGATCCGTCGGTGTTGGCCTATCCGCGCGCCCGGTTGGTCATCGCCAGTCGCGCCGCACGGTTGCCCGCACCGATCGACGGCCCGACCCTGCGCGACCAGGCACGTCACCTGGCCCGCGAGACCGAGGTGGCCAAGGCTGCGGGCATGACCGCACGGCTGTGCCTGGATCCCGGGCACGCCGAGACGATCAACGGTCTGCTCAGCCCGTCGACGCTGGACATCGACGAGGCGCGGCGGACGCTGGCACGGCTGGATTCACCCACCGGGCCATATGACGGCAGCGTCGGCCCCACTCGTGCGCGGGCCGAAGCGGTGTTGGATCTTGCCGGCAAGCTCGGGTTGGTCTGAGCCCCTCAGGGGTGCAGATTCCACTGCCCGACGTCTGACGCCAGCACATCGTTGACGTCGACGCGGATGCCCCCGACCACCGGTCCGGGATTGGACGCCGTGTCGATGATCCGTTGGTACAACACGGCGGCGGGGTGGATCTGACCGCCCGACCAGGACCGGGTCTGCCATACCCAGGCCTTGCCGGGTGTGCTCGAGCGTCCGACCACACCGCTGGTGATGGCCCACTCGCACGGCCGGATACCGGCGTAGATGCCGGTGCGCATGGGCCCGATGACGGAGTTGATTCCCCGGAACCATTGCAGTGCCACTGTGTCCCAGGTTTCGCGATCGATGTCGTCGTCGACACTGAAGTACACCGGTGCGGTCTGCCCCCCGCCTGCGGCGGTGTGGAGTTGCCATGCGGTACGGGCGTCCGCGACCCCGCCTGCGAATCCTCGCGTGAAGTCCGATGGAGCGGTCCCGCCGGGCTTCCCGTACTGGAAGTTACTGACGATGACCAGGCCGGCCGCGGTGAGTGACTGGGCATAGGGCAGCGTGATCGGCTTGGCCCCGAATGAGGAACCAGGCCGCGAGGTCGACACGTAGTTGATGACGCCGGCATGACCCGCCGCACGGATGTCAGCAGCAGGGATCTGACGCATGGCGAAGTCGATGAGGGTGGGTGCTGCGGCGGCTGCCGTGGGTGTCCCAGTGGATGCGGCACCGAGCCCGGCCAGTGCTGTTGTAGCCGCGGCGTAGCGCAGCGCGTCCCGCCGCGAGAATTGCACGGCGCGATGTTAACAAAGTGACTGTTGATGATCGGGCAGCCTCGCCGACGATTCACGGTGTCACATAACGCCCGGTCATTTCGTCTATTTGGGGACGATCACGAACGACCGGAAAGAGGACACATGCTCCCGCACGTGAACATCAGCAAGCAGTTCGCCGAACCGTACAAGACCTTCGCGGCGCTGGACGCTCAGGTCAAGGCTGCCATTGAGCAGGCAGAACTTCCCGTGCAGCTGGCCGAGCTGGTCAAGATACGGGTGTCGCAAATCAATGGCTGTGCTTTCTGTCTCCGGATGCATACACGCGACGCGCTGGCTGCCGGCGAGAGCAGCGATCGACTCGCCGTCTTGCCCGCGTGGTGGGAGTCGCAGTACTTCACCGAACAGGAGCAGGCGGCGTTGATGCTTGCCGAGCGTGTCACGCGAATAGGTGACGAGCACCGTGCCGCTCCCGCCCTGGTCGATATCGAGGCGGCCCTGACCGAGCAGCAGATCGCCGCGGTCACCTGGCTGGTGGTGGTCATGAACGGGTGGAACCGCATCGCGATCACCAGCCATTACCCGGTTGGTCCCTGAACGCCGAGGCTCACGTGAATCGAGCCCTGCCGTGACGAGTGATCCGCACAGGAGGTAGCTGCGGACGGCCCCGCGTGGCTT
The sequence above is drawn from the Mycolicibacterium neoaurum VKM Ac-1815D genome and encodes:
- a CDS encoding HpcH/HpaI aldolase/citrate lyase family protein; this translates as MTASAQTTERHRKPHWSLARTWLLQPGLPDGGAAFDAAVAGLSDVVVLDIEDGLPDQQKAAGRAAVADWLNDGKAWVRINSVSTSAWATDLDAVAHAPGLRGVMLAKVESGDDIAATAARLPAGTPVVALVESALGIEAASEIARTPGCYRMAFGLGDFRRDTGMSADPSVLAYPRARLVIASRAARLPAPIDGPTLRDQARHLARETEVAKAAGMTARLCLDPGHAETINGLLSPSTLDIDEARRTLARLDSPTGPYDGSVGPTRARAEAVLDLAGKLGLV
- a CDS encoding DUF1906 domain-containing protein; its protein translation is MQFSRRDALRYAAATTALAGLGAASTGTPTAAAAAPTLIDFAMRQIPAADIRAAGHAGVINYVSTSRPGSSFGAKPITLPYAQSLTAAGLVIVSNFQYGKPGGTAPSDFTRGFAGGVADARTAWQLHTAAGGGQTAPVYFSVDDDIDRETWDTVALQWFRGINSVIGPMRTGIYAGIRPCEWAITSGVVGRSSTPGKAWVWQTRSWSGGQIHPAAVLYQRIIDTASNPGPVVGGIRVDVNDVLASDVGQWNLHP
- a CDS encoding carboxymuconolactone decarboxylase family protein, which encodes MLPHVNISKQFAEPYKTFAALDAQVKAAIEQAELPVQLAELVKIRVSQINGCAFCLRMHTRDALAAGESSDRLAVLPAWWESQYFTEQEQAALMLAERVTRIGDEHRAAPALVDIEAALTEQQIAAVTWLVVVMNGWNRIAITSHYPVGP